A genomic window from Salvia splendens isolate huo1 chromosome 11, SspV2, whole genome shotgun sequence includes:
- the LOC121754654 gene encoding uncharacterized protein LOC121754654 encodes MFVFTSLGGKIDNSLNTGCAPLIFRLHGQNYHFIGSLLPLDGCSPKFVQLYIYDTENEVTNRLECVSKEDKQPDSRRIDEIISAEIPDAQDDPYYYANVREFMVHGPCGIVRKSSPCMANGRCTKYFPKKYIAETNFDDDGYPIYRRRDNGRVILKDGVPLDNRFVVPHNRFLLMKYGGHINVEWCNQSRSIKYISSCEAAWRIFGYDIQYKDPAVERLSFHLPTEQYVVFEDSEPLERVMNRNSARESQFLAWMEANKKYVEGRDLTYAEFPTKFVWNTDHWKLRKRRYSIGRMFYVPPGSGDMYYLRCLLNVVRGATSYEDIKCVNGIQYATFRDACYALGLLDDDKEYIDGITEASFWASAHSIRLLFVSLLLSETLAQPDIVWTSCWKYLCEDVVHKQHKILHHPDLLLGHDEIQNLGLLEIEKLLVNGGRTLHEFHSMPYPRTQSLESSNNRLITDELCYDRKALARKHLIFVSKFTDEQHQVYDTIMSAVNSNHGGLFFVYGYGGTGKTFIWKTLSATIRSKGYIVLNVAFSGIASLLLPGGRTVHSWFKIPINPNEDSICNIKQAPMVHKHCVEAVDRSLSDLTRVCNELSMEVPFGGKTVVLGGDFRQILPVVPKVRLTKNLRVLGIKSGEEASKLKAFSKWIASIGDGVIGGPNDGEVSVDLPTDIVLLDSGDPLQNIVTSIYPSYMNNQDLNCHLHDRAILAPTLDVVDLVNQYMISLDQSDGRVYLSSDSISKSDQSSNGFAEIHAVEFLNNLKCSGAPNHELLLKVGTPIMLLRNIDHANGLCNGTRLIITRLGDHVLEAKVLSADNQGHKVLIPRMSLTPSDPRLPFKFQRRQFPLSVSYAMTINKSQVFVSFVFGVRRNELAVKGTITFDANSTITISPVNL; translated from the exons ATGTTTGTCTTTACTTCTTTGGGTGGTAAAATCGATAATAGCTTGAACACCGGTTGTGCGCCTCTCATTTTCCGTTTGCATGGCCAGAATTACCACTTTATTGGCAGTTTGTTGCCGTTAGATGGTTGCTCGCCAAAATTTGTCCAATTGTACATCTATGATACAGAAAACGAAGTGACTAATAGGTTGGAGTGTGTGAG TAAAGAGGATAAACAACCTGATTCTCGACGTATTGATGAGATCATTTCTGCTGAAATACCTGATGCCCAAGATGATCCATACTATTATGCGAATGTCAGAGAATTTATGGTTCATGGTCCTTGTGGTATTGTTAGAAAATCATCTCCGTGTATGGCTAACGGAAGATGTACGAAATACTTCCCTAAGAAGTATATTGCAGAAACCAATTTTGATGATGATGGTTATCCTATTTACAGACGTAGAGATAATGGCCGTGTTATCTTGAAGGATGGGGTGCCTTTAGATAATCGATTTGTAGTTCCACATAATCGTTTTCTTCTTATGAAGTATGGAGGACATATTAATGTGGAATGGTGCAATCAATCGCGATCAATCAA ATACATATCGTCCTGTGAAGCCGCTTGGAGAATATTTGGATATGACATTCAATATAAGGATCCGGCTGTTGAAAGATTGAGTTTTCATCTACCAACTGAACAATATGTGGTTTTTGAAGATTCTGAACCATTGGAGCGTGTCATGAATCGCAATTCAGCTCGTGAAAGCCAGTTTTTGGCTTGGATGGAAGCAAATAAGAAATATGTGGAAGGAAGAGATCTCACTTATGCAGAATTCCCAACGAAGTTTGTATGGAACACTGATCATTGGAAACTTAGAAAACGAAGGTATTCTATCGGAAGAATGTTCTATGTTCCTCCTGGTTCCGGTGATATGTATTACTTGAGATGTTTACTGAATGTCGTTCGTGGTGCTACATCTTATGAAGATATTAAGTGTGTTAATGGTATTCAGTATGCTACATTTCGAGATGCTTGCTATGCATTGGGGTTGTTGGACGATGATAAAGAATACATTGATGGCATTACCGAGGCTTCTTTTTGGGCTTCGGCTCATTCAATACGATTGTTGTTTGTAAGTTTGTTACTATCAGAAACCCTTGCACAGCCAGATATTGTGTGGACAAGCTGTTGGAAATATTTATGCGAAGATGTTGTCCATAAACAACACAAAATCTTACATCATCcag aTTTGTTGTTGGGGCACGATGAGATTCAAAATTTAGGATTGCTTGAGATTGAGAAATTGTTAGTTAACGGTGGAAGAACTTTGCATGAATTTCATTCGATGCCATATCCAAGGACACAATCGTTGGAAAGTTCAAATAATAGATTGATTACTGATGAGCTATGTTATGACCGGAAAGCCTTGGCAAGAAAGCATTTAATCTTTGTCTCGAAGTTTACTGATGAACAACACCAAGTGTATGATACGATAATGTCTGCTGTCAATTCTAATCACGGTGGACTATTTTTTGTTTATGGGTATGGAGGCACAGGAAAAACTTTCATTTGGAAGACATTGTCAGCGACTATTCGTTCAAAAGGTTATATTGTTTTGAACGTGGCTTTCAGTGGTATTGCTTCGCTATTGTTACCTGGTGGGAGAACAGTTCATTCTTGGTTTAAGATTCCTATCAATCCTAATGAAGATTCAATCTGCAATATAAAACAAG CTCCTATGGTTCACAAACACTGTGTGGAAGCTGTTGATCGGAGTTTGAGTGACCTTACGAGAGTATGCAATGAGTTGAGCATGGAGGTGCCATTTGGTGGGAAAACTGTTGTTTTGGGGGGTGATTTTAGACAGATTTTACCAGTTGTGCCTAAAG TGAGGTTGACTAAAAATTTGCGAGTTCTTGGTATTAAATCTGGTGAGGAAGCATCGAAATTGAAGGCATTTTCTAAGTGGATTGCATCTATTGGAGATGGAGTTATTGGTGGTCCAAATGATGGTGAAGTCAGTGTTGATCTTCCTACTGATATTGTATTGCTCGATAGTGGTGATCCTCTACAGAACATTGTTACATCTATTTATCCTTCATATATGAACAATCAAGATTTGAACTGCCATTTGCATGATCGAGCTATACTTGCTCCAACGTTAGATGTGGTTGACTTGGTTAATCAATATATGATTTCCTTGGATCAATCGGACGGTCGTGTTTATTTGAGCTCAGACAGCATATCTAAGTCTGATCAAAGTTCTAATGGTTTCGCGGAGATACATGCGGTAGAATTTTTGAATAATCTTAAGTGCTCTGGTGCACCAAATCATGAGTTGTTGTTGAAGGTTGGTACTCCTATTATGCTATTAAGAAACATAGATCATGCTAACGGATTGTGTAATGGGACACGATTGATCATTACGCGTTTAGGTGATCATGTTTTAGAAGCTAAAGTCTTGAGTGCTGATAATCAAGGTCATAAAGTGTTGATTCCTCGGATGTCATTAACACCTTCTGATCCTAGGTTGCCTTTCAAGTTTCAACGTCGACAATTTCCTTTGTCGGTGTCGTATGCTATGACAATTAACAAGAGCCAAG TCTTTGTTTCTTTCGTCTTCGGGGTCAGGAGAAATGAGCTGGCAGTAAAAGGAACCATAACATTTGATGCAAACAGCACTATCACAATTTCTCCTGTGAACCTCTAG